In a genomic window of Mixta intestinalis:
- a CDS encoding ammonia monooxygenase: MNTQNVKVKTATKESTERWDENPLSGVIAEQKLFLTEVCGLWNLQLEGAALEKELSRILVAMSVNILKYGVLCWFRPAPLISLPVVQPWLQAKSQVIRLYGVCGREAWELSRKRLIEEMDLARSLLTLEAR; this comes from the coding sequence ATGAACACACAGAACGTCAAGGTCAAAACCGCCACCAAAGAATCTACCGAAAGATGGGATGAAAACCCGTTGTCCGGCGTGATTGCAGAACAGAAATTATTTCTGACTGAAGTCTGCGGCCTGTGGAATCTTCAGTTAGAAGGAGCGGCCCTGGAGAAGGAACTCTCACGCATTCTCGTTGCCATGAGCGTGAATATACTGAAATACGGGGTGCTGTGCTGGTTTCGTCCGGCTCCGCTGATTTCACTGCCGGTTGTTCAGCCGTGGCTTCAGGCAAAAAGTCAGGTTATCCGACTGTATGGGGTATGCGGACGGGAGGCGTGGGAGTTATCACGCAAGCGTCTGATCGAGGAAATGGATCTCGCCAGGAGTTTGTTAACACTGGAAGCGCGTTAA
- the psiB gene encoding conjugation system SOS inhibitor PsiB: protein MSVTESKTKLPARTSKNAEAVSETIHPGLDELVSMAPYEYEDLRDCGNDFRHKLNCAVLRYLHIPESWGVNAEYKNEYGGLYPVQCRFTPPGEEFCIALCSPGEITDKWLMILAPYEQSRIYLLKSFARFDSGFINQVLSEAEKLVRNGAGLDQIIYALLACKGGVNG from the coding sequence ATGTCAGTGACAGAGTCTAAAACAAAATTACCGGCCAGAACCAGCAAAAATGCAGAAGCAGTTTCCGAAACCATTCATCCCGGGCTTGATGAACTGGTATCTATGGCCCCTTACGAATATGAAGATCTCCGCGACTGTGGCAATGATTTTCGTCATAAACTTAACTGTGCCGTGCTACGTTACCTGCATATTCCGGAAAGCTGGGGTGTCAATGCGGAATATAAAAATGAATATGGCGGGCTGTATCCTGTGCAGTGTCGCTTTACTCCGCCAGGAGAGGAATTTTGTATTGCCTTATGTAGCCCGGGTGAAATTACAGATAAATGGCTAATGATCCTGGCTCCGTATGAACAGAGCCGGATCTATTTACTGAAAAGCTTCGCCAGGTTTGACTCTGGCTTTATAAACCAGGTTCTGAGCGAGGCCGAAAAACTGGTCCGAAATGGTGCAGGACTGGATCAAATCATTTACGCACTTCTTGCCTGCAAGGGAGGCGTAAATGGCTGA
- a CDS encoding single-stranded DNA-binding protein produces the protein MASRGVNKVILIGNLGQDPEVRYMPNGGAVANITLATSESWRDKQTGETKEKTEWHRVVLFGKLAEVAGEYLRKGSQVYIEGALQTRKWQDQHGQERYTTEIVVNVGGTMQMLGNRQNGGAGTQASSGTGQAQYSGTPARDESKSQATKKDKKSAKSDAAPDPAPAQSEQYPPVDFDDDIPF, from the coding sequence ATGGCAAGCAGGGGCGTAAATAAAGTGATTCTTATCGGCAATCTGGGACAGGACCCGGAAGTTCGTTATATGCCGAACGGTGGAGCAGTTGCGAACATTACGCTGGCCACCTCTGAAAGCTGGCGTGACAAGCAGACCGGAGAAACCAAAGAGAAAACAGAATGGCACCGCGTTGTGCTGTTCGGAAAACTGGCTGAAGTGGCAGGCGAATACCTGCGTAAAGGTTCTCAGGTTTACATTGAAGGTGCTCTGCAAACGCGTAAATGGCAGGATCAGCACGGCCAGGAACGCTATACCACGGAAATAGTGGTGAACGTAGGTGGCACCATGCAGATGCTGGGCAATCGCCAAAATGGCGGAGCGGGCACTCAGGCGAGTAGTGGCACGGGACAGGCTCAGTACAGCGGGACACCTGCCCGGGATGAAAGTAAATCTCAGGCCACCAAAAAAGATAAGAAAAGCGCTAAAAGCGATGCAGCGCCTGATCCAGCCCCCGCTCAGAGTGAACAATACCCGCCAGTGGATTTTGATGATGATATTCCGTTCTGA